From one Triticum urartu cultivar G1812 chromosome 3, Tu2.1, whole genome shotgun sequence genomic stretch:
- the LOC125546247 gene encoding cytochrome P450 81Q32-like, translating to MNTFFVFVITLLLLLFTLVVQALRRRTNQSQPQPPGPPALPIIGHLYLFKGPLHRRLTRLATRYGAVFRLRFGTKNVVVVSSAQAAEECLGVHDIVFANRPQLPTGKILSYDWSTMGTASYGDYWRHIRRIGVTELLSAHRVQQYADVHTRMARSMARRLYRSAAGGRARVELKSRLFEMLMNVMTSMICARTFYGTDGEEILEVTEEVQWFRTMVEETMTLIGASTVWDYIPTLVRWLDIGGFGRRLWRLRESRTKFVQGLIQDERNKMEEGTTTGRTMIGALLALQLKDPEDCPDQLIRALCISALEAGSSTSADTVEWAMSLMLNNPKVMVKVRDEIDSYIGKPIRLIEAADLLKLQYLRCIIMETLRLHPPTPLLVPHESSIDCIVGGFYIPKGTMLLVNTSAIHRDPKIWDKPTNFIPERFEGEKCEGNMAMPFGMGRRRCPAENLGMQMVGLALGTMIQCFEWERVGEELVDMTDGFGLTAPRAVPLEAFYKPRQSMITLLSEI from the exons ATGAACACCTTCTTCGTTTTCGTCATCACTCTCCTGCTCCTCCTATTCACACTGGTAGTACAAGCCCTAAGGCGCAGGACTAACCAAAGCCAGCCGCAGCCGCCAGGGCCTCCCGCTCTCCCCATCATCGGCCACCTCTACCTCTTCAAGGGCCCCCTCCATCGCCGCCTCACACGCCTCGCCACCCGCTATGGCGCCGTCTTCCGCCTGCGGTTCGGCACCAAGAACGTCGTCGTCGTGTCCTCCGCCCAAGCCGCTGAGGAGTGTCTCGGCGTGCACGACATCGTGTTTGCCAACCGGCCGCAGCTGCCGACGGGCAAGATCCTCTCCTACGACTGGAGCACCATGGGCACCGCCAGCTACGGGGACTACTGGCGCCACATCCGCCGCATCGGCGTCACTGAGCTCCTATCGGCGCACCGGGTGCAGCAGTACGCCGACGTCCACACACGGATGGCGCGGTCCATGGCGCGGCGCCTCTACCGCTCGGCTGCCGGTGGTCGCGCGCGGGTTGAGCTCAAGTCACGGCTCTTCGAGATGCTCATGAACGTAATGACGAGCATGATTTGCGCGAGGACATTCTATGGGAC CGATGGCGAGGAGATATTGGAGGTGACAGAAGAGGTCCAGTGGTTTCGGACGATGGTGGAGGAGACGATGACACTAATTGGTGCATCGACGGTGTGGGACTACATACCAACACTGGTGCGGTGGCTGGACATCGGCGGGTTCGGGAGACGGTTGTGGCGGCTACGAGAGAGTAGAACAAAGTTCGTGCAGGGACTTATCCAGGATGAGAGAAATAAGATGGAGGAGGGCACGACAACAGGGAGGACGATGATTGGGGCACTGTTGGCCCTACAACTCAAGGACCCAGAGGATTGCCCAGACCAGCTTATCCGAGCTTTGTGCATC AGCGCCCTCGAAGCTGGATCATCTACTTCTGCAGATACAGTTGAGTGGGCAATGTCCCTCATGCTGAATAACCCTAAGGTGATGGTCAAAGTTCGTGATGAGATTGATTCCTACATAGGGAAACCAATACGCCTAATCGAGGCAGCCGATCTCCTAAAGTTACAATACCTTCGTTGCATAATCATGGAGACGCTTCGTCTGCATCCACCAACACCACTTCTTGTTCCTCATGAATCTTCTATTGACTGCATCGTCGGTGGATTTTATATTCCCAAGGGGACAATGCTTCTTGTCAACACATCTGCAATACACAGGGATCCCAAGATATGGGATAAACCAACAAACTTTATTCCAGAAAG GTTTGAGGGTGAAAAGTGTGAAGGTAATATGGCTATGCCATTTGGAATGGGCAGGCGACGATGCCCAGCAGAGAATTTGGGTATGCAGATGGTAGGCCTTGCTCTGGGAACTATGATCCAATGTTTTGAATGGGAAAGAGTGGGGGAGGAGCTTGTGGACATGACAGACGGCTTTGGCCTAACTGCTCCGAGGGCAGTGCCCTTGGAGGCCTTCTATAAACCCCGTCAATCTATGATTACTCTTCTTTCGGAGATATAG